A section of the Acanthochromis polyacanthus isolate Apoly-LR-REF ecotype Palm Island chromosome 1, KAUST_Apoly_ChrSc, whole genome shotgun sequence genome encodes:
- the asxl2 gene encoding putative Polycomb group protein ASXL2 isoform X1, translated as MRERQKKKKGRTWAEAAKTVLEKYPNTPMSHKEILQVIQRERLKEISGTSPLACLNAMLHTNSRGEEGIFYKVPGRMGVYTLKKDISDVVKELSEEGSEESSDNLSDSRSSENNGSAITQEGRRGRWMRRVPSKLQSQPSSPQPRCSSPSVPTSKLISPSQKHSKKALKQALKQQQQRNQRRQGGMPTASSPRLLLKTIKDMADNITTKTAPLPLSKTDLCHQVVPRKVSQRSGRLSAGQIKRTKCKIDVETPDSILVNTNLRAIINKHTFSVLPPDCQQRLLKLLPEVDRQACLDGLLKVTSSALNNEFFTSAAQSWKERLAEGEFTPELQLRMRQEIEKEKKVEHWKEAFFENYYGENSGLSYEESKELTKADLNQESARPHSLPHQTGPVAQAPEETKCNKDSSQTSAAAKDMKPSQASSQEPRKPPHAHKESVSAPEPMKTRRSQYAEDRRLNTAAPTPAVRAPEAGRQTEWGAACPPPEKERKEDTKEEKTELPLSPMKKSPPPKAGPESKEDQPLSTVKPAVESEEANPELSGPSEPLKRKSLSETEGELTPEKRPRMSSVSSVSSVSSVSPSPSSISSPATPSPSANQRVPPLKIPVSRILSVPVSPSQSSPRTPLPAPLSSPGRTGARTLADIKAKAQLARAQRAAAAAVSSASKGAVPGPGPGGGSGEQTQPSPSPSPTSPQASARFAATSGNSSHSSTPSPRPGDFFGQLSPNQCQMSYLSKGDDKHKSHCAGIGSHSIQMSSNAAQLLPVHAMKEQEIPSAAGSSGRTSSCIPANNPLVTQLLQGKEVPLEQILPKPLSKVEVKMSNLPSGSKSKTPHSAEHSAGKQMSQQFSAAGRAFSEYTKHHRELPDKETQEQILQALMQRKVQQGQPYRGLAPQPPQYKTHPLMHAEERLDQSRISVGFLGRKRMPRPAMTGHYLLNVSTYGRGPESKRLHLSVIPNTSVSGLKRESTDGEEAAKEEESVRKVFSSVSGVKTEQQGCSVTKSDDVASFQRCSSVKTEPGSEDNAAGGENSSSVSVTAKDTSPFSQSHRRHLELCNSNQGNSEPYLTHVDPSHQRPTAFQTQRTLDNQEPVVSSCYGGTISMSVPHTLNHGTAGTGSSTSSSEADGGGVHGSVMSFSVTVTTIPAGHALDHGNQGEPSPEPSFIEGSNMEDVQSKCYCRLKAMIMCKGCGAFCHDDCIGPSKLCVSCLVVR; from the exons ATgagggagagacagaagaaaaagaagggcAGGACGTGGGCGGAAGCCGCTAAAACG gTTTTGGAGAAGTACCCCAATACGCCCATGAGCCATAAAGAGATCTTGCAGGTGATCCAAAGAGAAAGGCTGAAGGAAATAAG TGGAACCTCGCCGCTGGCATGTCTCAATGCGATGCTGCACACTAACTCTCGTGGTGAGGAAGGAATCTTCTACAAAGTTCCGGGCAGAATGGGAGTCTACACATTAAAG AAGGACATCTCAGATGTGGTGAAGGAGCTGTCGGAGGAGGGCTCCGAGGAGAGCAGTGATAATCTCTCGGACTCCCGAAGCTCAGAAAACAACGGCAGCGCCATCACTCAAGAGGGCAGGAGAGGAAGGTGGATGCGAAGAG TTCCCTCCAAGCTGCAGTCGCAGCCGTCGTCTCCGCAGCCTCGATGCTCGTCACCCTCTGTCCCCACCAGTAAGCTCATCTCTCCCTCGCAGAAACACAGCAAGAAAGCTTTGAAACAG GccttgaagcagcagcagcagagaaaccAGCGCAGACAGGGGGGAATGCCAACCGCCTCCAGCCCAAGACTGCTTCTGAAGACCATCAAAGATATGGCTGATAACATTACAACAAAGACTG CTCCTCTCCCTCTGTCCAAAACAGACTTATGCCATCAAGTCGTACCCAGGAAGGTTTCCCAGAGGTCTGGTCGCCTCAGTGCAG GGCAGATAAAACGTACCAAGTGTAAAATAGACGTGGAGACACCGGACTCTATTTTGGTCAACACCAACCTGCGAGCAATCATCAACAAACACACCTTCTCCGTCTTGCCTCCAGACTGCCAACAGAGGCTCCTCAAACTTCTCCCTGAAGTTGACCGCCAG GCTTGCTTGGACGGCCTTCTGAAGGTCACTAGCTCTGCCTTAAACAATGAGTTCTTCACATCAGCAGCGCAGTCCTGGAAAGAGAGACTAGCTGAAG GGGAATTCACTCCCGAGCTGCAGCTCCGAATGCGGCAGGAAAttgagaaggaaaagaaagttGAGCACTGGAAGGAGGCCTTCTTCGAAAACTATTACGGAGAAAA TTCGGGGCTCAGCTATGAGGAATCCAAAGAGCTGACAAAGGCTGATCTGAATCAGGAGTCTGCCAGGCCTCATTCCCTCCCTCATCAAACAGGGCCTGTCGCTCAAGCACCGGAGGAAACCAAGTGTAACAAGGACAGCAGTCAGACTAGTGCTGCTGCTAAAGACATGAAGCCAAGTCAGGCATCGTCACAGGAGCCTCGGAAGCCACCGCACGCTCACAAAGAGTCCGTCTCTGCCCCAGAGCCCATGAAGACTCGACGCTCGCAGTATGCCGAGGATCGTAGGTTGAACACCGCTGCACCAACACCTGCAGTGAGAGCACCAGAGGCTGGCAGACAGACCGAATGGGGTGCGGCATGTCCACCGCCTGAAAAGGAGCGTAAAGAGGACACGAAAGAGGAGAAAACTGAACTCCCTCTGTCACCCATGAAGAAAAGCCCTCCACCGAAGGCTGGTCCAGAGTCAAAGGAGGATCAGCCCCTGAGTACAGTTAAACCTGCGGTGGAGAGCGAAGAGGCCAACCCTGAGCTCAGTGGCCCCTCAGAGCCACTGAAAAGGAAATCTCTCAGTGAGACGGAGGGTGAACTGACGCCAGAGAAAAGACCCCGAATGTCCTCAGTGTCGTCGGTGTCTTCAGTCTCCTCTGTATCTCCGTCTCCATCATCCATATCCAGCCCTGCTACACCAAGCCCATCAGCAAATCAGAGGGTTCCACCGCTTAAG ATCCCAGTGTCACGAATTCTTTCAGTTCCTGTGTCACCAAGCCAGAGCTCACCAAGGACTCCCCTTCCTGCCCCACTCAGCAGCCCTGGTCGAACCGGAGCTCGCACTTTGGCTGACATCAAAGCCAAAGCTCAGCTCGCCCGAGCACAGAGGGCAGCAGCAGCCGCAGTATCGTCTGCATCCAAGGGAGCGGTgccaggaccagggccagggGGAGGCAGTGGTGAGCAGACACAGCCGTCACCCAGCCCCAGCCCAACATCCCCTCAGGCGTCAGCCAGATTTGCAGCCACCAGCGGTAACAGCAGCCACAGCAGTACACCTTCTCCTCGCCCAGGGGACTTTTTCGGTCAGCTTAGCCCAAACCAATGTCAAATGTCTTACTTAAGCAAAGGTGATGACAAACACAAAAGTCATTGTGCTGGTATAGGATCCCATAGTATCCAAATGAGCTCAAATGCAGCACAACTGTTACCTGTGCATGCTATGAAGGAGCAGGAGATCCCATCAGCTGCTGGATCATCAGGCAGAACTAGCTCCTGCATCCCTGCAAACAACCCGCTGGTCACTCAGCTTCTGCAGGGCAAAGAGGTTCCACTTGAGCAAATCCTCCCAAAACCGCTGTCCAAGGTAGAGGTGAAGATGTCAAACTTGCCCTCTGGTAGTAAAAGCAAGACACCGCATTCTGCCGAGCACAGTGCTGGTAAACAGATGTCACAGCAGTTCAGTGCAGCGGGACGAGCTTTCTCAGAATacacaaaacatcacagagaacTTCCTGATAAAGAAACACAGGAGCAGATCCTACAGGCTCTCATGCAGAGGAAAGTCCAGCAGGGCCAGCCTTACCGAGGTCTGGCGCCTCAGCCGCCTCAGTACAAAACGCATCCACTGATGCACGCAGAAGAGCGTCTGGACCAGTCCAGGATCTCTGTAGGCTTCTTGGGTAGAAAGAGGATGCCTAGGCCGGCCATGACGGGACATTACCTGCTCAATGTGTCCACGTACGGGAGAGGACCAGAGAGCAAAAGACTGCACCTGTCCGTCATCCCCAACACGTCTGTATCCGGTCTTAAAAGGGAAAGCACAGACGGAGAGGAGGCGGCTAAGGAGGAAGAATCAGTCAGGAAAGTTTTCTCATCTGTTTCTGGGGTGAAAACGGAGCAGCAGGGATGTTCGGTCACCAAGTCTGACGACGTAGCGAGCTTTCAGCGTTGCTCCAGCGTAAAGACTGAGCCTGGATCAGAGGACAATGCAGCTGGTGGCgaaaacagcagcagcgtcAGTGTGACAGCCAAAGACACCAGCCCTTTCTCTCAGTCACACCGAAGGCACCTCGAACTCTGCAATAGTAATCAAGGAAACTCTGAGCCATATCTTACCCACGTGGACCCCAGTCACCAGCGGCCGACTGCCTTTCAAACCCAGAGAACACTCGATAATCAGGAACCTGTGGTATCTTCGTGCTACGGCGGCACCATCAGCATGTCCGTACCTCACACTTTGAACCACGGCACTGCAGGCACCGGCTCTTCCACGTCCTCGTCGGAGGCCGATGGCGGCGGCGTCCACGGGAGCGTCATGTCTTTCTCAGTGACGGTCACCACCATACCCGCCGGTCATGCATTAGACCACGGCAACCAGGGTGAACCGTCACCTGAACCGTCGTTCATCGAAGGCTCCAATATGGAGGACGTCCAGTCGAAATGCTACTGCCGGCTGAAGGCCATGATCATGTGCAAAGGGTGCGGAGCCTTTTGCCACGATGACTGCATCGGCCCCTCGAAACTGTGCGTCTCGTGTTTAGTGGTACGGTGA
- the asxl2 gene encoding putative Polycomb group protein ASXL2 isoform X2: protein MRERQKKKKGRTWAEAAKTVLEKYPNTPMSHKEILQVIQRERLKEISGTSPLACLNAMLHTNSRGEEGIFYKVPGRMGVYTLKKDISDVVKELSEEGSEESSDNLSDSRSSENNGSAITQEGRRGRWMRRVPSKLQSQPSSPQPRCSSPSVPTSKLISPSQKHSKKALKQALKQQQQRNQRRQGGMPTASSPRLLLKTIKDMADNITTKTDLCHQVVPRKVSQRSGRLSAGQIKRTKCKIDVETPDSILVNTNLRAIINKHTFSVLPPDCQQRLLKLLPEVDRQACLDGLLKVTSSALNNEFFTSAAQSWKERLAEGEFTPELQLRMRQEIEKEKKVEHWKEAFFENYYGENSGLSYEESKELTKADLNQESARPHSLPHQTGPVAQAPEETKCNKDSSQTSAAAKDMKPSQASSQEPRKPPHAHKESVSAPEPMKTRRSQYAEDRRLNTAAPTPAVRAPEAGRQTEWGAACPPPEKERKEDTKEEKTELPLSPMKKSPPPKAGPESKEDQPLSTVKPAVESEEANPELSGPSEPLKRKSLSETEGELTPEKRPRMSSVSSVSSVSSVSPSPSSISSPATPSPSANQRVPPLKIPVSRILSVPVSPSQSSPRTPLPAPLSSPGRTGARTLADIKAKAQLARAQRAAAAAVSSASKGAVPGPGPGGGSGEQTQPSPSPSPTSPQASARFAATSGNSSHSSTPSPRPGDFFGQLSPNQCQMSYLSKGDDKHKSHCAGIGSHSIQMSSNAAQLLPVHAMKEQEIPSAAGSSGRTSSCIPANNPLVTQLLQGKEVPLEQILPKPLSKVEVKMSNLPSGSKSKTPHSAEHSAGKQMSQQFSAAGRAFSEYTKHHRELPDKETQEQILQALMQRKVQQGQPYRGLAPQPPQYKTHPLMHAEERLDQSRISVGFLGRKRMPRPAMTGHYLLNVSTYGRGPESKRLHLSVIPNTSVSGLKRESTDGEEAAKEEESVRKVFSSVSGVKTEQQGCSVTKSDDVASFQRCSSVKTEPGSEDNAAGGENSSSVSVTAKDTSPFSQSHRRHLELCNSNQGNSEPYLTHVDPSHQRPTAFQTQRTLDNQEPVVSSCYGGTISMSVPHTLNHGTAGTGSSTSSSEADGGGVHGSVMSFSVTVTTIPAGHALDHGNQGEPSPEPSFIEGSNMEDVQSKCYCRLKAMIMCKGCGAFCHDDCIGPSKLCVSCLVVR from the exons ATgagggagagacagaagaaaaagaagggcAGGACGTGGGCGGAAGCCGCTAAAACG gTTTTGGAGAAGTACCCCAATACGCCCATGAGCCATAAAGAGATCTTGCAGGTGATCCAAAGAGAAAGGCTGAAGGAAATAAG TGGAACCTCGCCGCTGGCATGTCTCAATGCGATGCTGCACACTAACTCTCGTGGTGAGGAAGGAATCTTCTACAAAGTTCCGGGCAGAATGGGAGTCTACACATTAAAG AAGGACATCTCAGATGTGGTGAAGGAGCTGTCGGAGGAGGGCTCCGAGGAGAGCAGTGATAATCTCTCGGACTCCCGAAGCTCAGAAAACAACGGCAGCGCCATCACTCAAGAGGGCAGGAGAGGAAGGTGGATGCGAAGAG TTCCCTCCAAGCTGCAGTCGCAGCCGTCGTCTCCGCAGCCTCGATGCTCGTCACCCTCTGTCCCCACCAGTAAGCTCATCTCTCCCTCGCAGAAACACAGCAAGAAAGCTTTGAAACAG GccttgaagcagcagcagcagagaaaccAGCGCAGACAGGGGGGAATGCCAACCGCCTCCAGCCCAAGACTGCTTCTGAAGACCATCAAAGATATGGCTGATAACATTACAACAAAGACTG ACTTATGCCATCAAGTCGTACCCAGGAAGGTTTCCCAGAGGTCTGGTCGCCTCAGTGCAG GGCAGATAAAACGTACCAAGTGTAAAATAGACGTGGAGACACCGGACTCTATTTTGGTCAACACCAACCTGCGAGCAATCATCAACAAACACACCTTCTCCGTCTTGCCTCCAGACTGCCAACAGAGGCTCCTCAAACTTCTCCCTGAAGTTGACCGCCAG GCTTGCTTGGACGGCCTTCTGAAGGTCACTAGCTCTGCCTTAAACAATGAGTTCTTCACATCAGCAGCGCAGTCCTGGAAAGAGAGACTAGCTGAAG GGGAATTCACTCCCGAGCTGCAGCTCCGAATGCGGCAGGAAAttgagaaggaaaagaaagttGAGCACTGGAAGGAGGCCTTCTTCGAAAACTATTACGGAGAAAA TTCGGGGCTCAGCTATGAGGAATCCAAAGAGCTGACAAAGGCTGATCTGAATCAGGAGTCTGCCAGGCCTCATTCCCTCCCTCATCAAACAGGGCCTGTCGCTCAAGCACCGGAGGAAACCAAGTGTAACAAGGACAGCAGTCAGACTAGTGCTGCTGCTAAAGACATGAAGCCAAGTCAGGCATCGTCACAGGAGCCTCGGAAGCCACCGCACGCTCACAAAGAGTCCGTCTCTGCCCCAGAGCCCATGAAGACTCGACGCTCGCAGTATGCCGAGGATCGTAGGTTGAACACCGCTGCACCAACACCTGCAGTGAGAGCACCAGAGGCTGGCAGACAGACCGAATGGGGTGCGGCATGTCCACCGCCTGAAAAGGAGCGTAAAGAGGACACGAAAGAGGAGAAAACTGAACTCCCTCTGTCACCCATGAAGAAAAGCCCTCCACCGAAGGCTGGTCCAGAGTCAAAGGAGGATCAGCCCCTGAGTACAGTTAAACCTGCGGTGGAGAGCGAAGAGGCCAACCCTGAGCTCAGTGGCCCCTCAGAGCCACTGAAAAGGAAATCTCTCAGTGAGACGGAGGGTGAACTGACGCCAGAGAAAAGACCCCGAATGTCCTCAGTGTCGTCGGTGTCTTCAGTCTCCTCTGTATCTCCGTCTCCATCATCCATATCCAGCCCTGCTACACCAAGCCCATCAGCAAATCAGAGGGTTCCACCGCTTAAG ATCCCAGTGTCACGAATTCTTTCAGTTCCTGTGTCACCAAGCCAGAGCTCACCAAGGACTCCCCTTCCTGCCCCACTCAGCAGCCCTGGTCGAACCGGAGCTCGCACTTTGGCTGACATCAAAGCCAAAGCTCAGCTCGCCCGAGCACAGAGGGCAGCAGCAGCCGCAGTATCGTCTGCATCCAAGGGAGCGGTgccaggaccagggccagggGGAGGCAGTGGTGAGCAGACACAGCCGTCACCCAGCCCCAGCCCAACATCCCCTCAGGCGTCAGCCAGATTTGCAGCCACCAGCGGTAACAGCAGCCACAGCAGTACACCTTCTCCTCGCCCAGGGGACTTTTTCGGTCAGCTTAGCCCAAACCAATGTCAAATGTCTTACTTAAGCAAAGGTGATGACAAACACAAAAGTCATTGTGCTGGTATAGGATCCCATAGTATCCAAATGAGCTCAAATGCAGCACAACTGTTACCTGTGCATGCTATGAAGGAGCAGGAGATCCCATCAGCTGCTGGATCATCAGGCAGAACTAGCTCCTGCATCCCTGCAAACAACCCGCTGGTCACTCAGCTTCTGCAGGGCAAAGAGGTTCCACTTGAGCAAATCCTCCCAAAACCGCTGTCCAAGGTAGAGGTGAAGATGTCAAACTTGCCCTCTGGTAGTAAAAGCAAGACACCGCATTCTGCCGAGCACAGTGCTGGTAAACAGATGTCACAGCAGTTCAGTGCAGCGGGACGAGCTTTCTCAGAATacacaaaacatcacagagaacTTCCTGATAAAGAAACACAGGAGCAGATCCTACAGGCTCTCATGCAGAGGAAAGTCCAGCAGGGCCAGCCTTACCGAGGTCTGGCGCCTCAGCCGCCTCAGTACAAAACGCATCCACTGATGCACGCAGAAGAGCGTCTGGACCAGTCCAGGATCTCTGTAGGCTTCTTGGGTAGAAAGAGGATGCCTAGGCCGGCCATGACGGGACATTACCTGCTCAATGTGTCCACGTACGGGAGAGGACCAGAGAGCAAAAGACTGCACCTGTCCGTCATCCCCAACACGTCTGTATCCGGTCTTAAAAGGGAAAGCACAGACGGAGAGGAGGCGGCTAAGGAGGAAGAATCAGTCAGGAAAGTTTTCTCATCTGTTTCTGGGGTGAAAACGGAGCAGCAGGGATGTTCGGTCACCAAGTCTGACGACGTAGCGAGCTTTCAGCGTTGCTCCAGCGTAAAGACTGAGCCTGGATCAGAGGACAATGCAGCTGGTGGCgaaaacagcagcagcgtcAGTGTGACAGCCAAAGACACCAGCCCTTTCTCTCAGTCACACCGAAGGCACCTCGAACTCTGCAATAGTAATCAAGGAAACTCTGAGCCATATCTTACCCACGTGGACCCCAGTCACCAGCGGCCGACTGCCTTTCAAACCCAGAGAACACTCGATAATCAGGAACCTGTGGTATCTTCGTGCTACGGCGGCACCATCAGCATGTCCGTACCTCACACTTTGAACCACGGCACTGCAGGCACCGGCTCTTCCACGTCCTCGTCGGAGGCCGATGGCGGCGGCGTCCACGGGAGCGTCATGTCTTTCTCAGTGACGGTCACCACCATACCCGCCGGTCATGCATTAGACCACGGCAACCAGGGTGAACCGTCACCTGAACCGTCGTTCATCGAAGGCTCCAATATGGAGGACGTCCAGTCGAAATGCTACTGCCGGCTGAAGGCCATGATCATGTGCAAAGGGTGCGGAGCCTTTTGCCACGATGACTGCATCGGCCCCTCGAAACTGTGCGTCTCGTGTTTAGTGGTACGGTGA
- the asxl2 gene encoding putative Polycomb group protein ASXL2 isoform X3 — MALKQQQQRNQRRQGGMPTASSPRLLLKTIKDMADNITTKTAPLPLSKTDLCHQVVPRKVSQRSGRLSAGQIKRTKCKIDVETPDSILVNTNLRAIINKHTFSVLPPDCQQRLLKLLPEVDRQACLDGLLKVTSSALNNEFFTSAAQSWKERLAEGEFTPELQLRMRQEIEKEKKVEHWKEAFFENYYGENSGLSYEESKELTKADLNQESARPHSLPHQTGPVAQAPEETKCNKDSSQTSAAAKDMKPSQASSQEPRKPPHAHKESVSAPEPMKTRRSQYAEDRRLNTAAPTPAVRAPEAGRQTEWGAACPPPEKERKEDTKEEKTELPLSPMKKSPPPKAGPESKEDQPLSTVKPAVESEEANPELSGPSEPLKRKSLSETEGELTPEKRPRMSSVSSVSSVSSVSPSPSSISSPATPSPSANQRVPPLKIPVSRILSVPVSPSQSSPRTPLPAPLSSPGRTGARTLADIKAKAQLARAQRAAAAAVSSASKGAVPGPGPGGGSGEQTQPSPSPSPTSPQASARFAATSGNSSHSSTPSPRPGDFFGQLSPNQCQMSYLSKGDDKHKSHCAGIGSHSIQMSSNAAQLLPVHAMKEQEIPSAAGSSGRTSSCIPANNPLVTQLLQGKEVPLEQILPKPLSKVEVKMSNLPSGSKSKTPHSAEHSAGKQMSQQFSAAGRAFSEYTKHHRELPDKETQEQILQALMQRKVQQGQPYRGLAPQPPQYKTHPLMHAEERLDQSRISVGFLGRKRMPRPAMTGHYLLNVSTYGRGPESKRLHLSVIPNTSVSGLKRESTDGEEAAKEEESVRKVFSSVSGVKTEQQGCSVTKSDDVASFQRCSSVKTEPGSEDNAAGGENSSSVSVTAKDTSPFSQSHRRHLELCNSNQGNSEPYLTHVDPSHQRPTAFQTQRTLDNQEPVVSSCYGGTISMSVPHTLNHGTAGTGSSTSSSEADGGGVHGSVMSFSVTVTTIPAGHALDHGNQGEPSPEPSFIEGSNMEDVQSKCYCRLKAMIMCKGCGAFCHDDCIGPSKLCVSCLVVR, encoded by the exons ATG GccttgaagcagcagcagcagagaaaccAGCGCAGACAGGGGGGAATGCCAACCGCCTCCAGCCCAAGACTGCTTCTGAAGACCATCAAAGATATGGCTGATAACATTACAACAAAGACTG CTCCTCTCCCTCTGTCCAAAACAGACTTATGCCATCAAGTCGTACCCAGGAAGGTTTCCCAGAGGTCTGGTCGCCTCAGTGCAG GGCAGATAAAACGTACCAAGTGTAAAATAGACGTGGAGACACCGGACTCTATTTTGGTCAACACCAACCTGCGAGCAATCATCAACAAACACACCTTCTCCGTCTTGCCTCCAGACTGCCAACAGAGGCTCCTCAAACTTCTCCCTGAAGTTGACCGCCAG GCTTGCTTGGACGGCCTTCTGAAGGTCACTAGCTCTGCCTTAAACAATGAGTTCTTCACATCAGCAGCGCAGTCCTGGAAAGAGAGACTAGCTGAAG GGGAATTCACTCCCGAGCTGCAGCTCCGAATGCGGCAGGAAAttgagaaggaaaagaaagttGAGCACTGGAAGGAGGCCTTCTTCGAAAACTATTACGGAGAAAA TTCGGGGCTCAGCTATGAGGAATCCAAAGAGCTGACAAAGGCTGATCTGAATCAGGAGTCTGCCAGGCCTCATTCCCTCCCTCATCAAACAGGGCCTGTCGCTCAAGCACCGGAGGAAACCAAGTGTAACAAGGACAGCAGTCAGACTAGTGCTGCTGCTAAAGACATGAAGCCAAGTCAGGCATCGTCACAGGAGCCTCGGAAGCCACCGCACGCTCACAAAGAGTCCGTCTCTGCCCCAGAGCCCATGAAGACTCGACGCTCGCAGTATGCCGAGGATCGTAGGTTGAACACCGCTGCACCAACACCTGCAGTGAGAGCACCAGAGGCTGGCAGACAGACCGAATGGGGTGCGGCATGTCCACCGCCTGAAAAGGAGCGTAAAGAGGACACGAAAGAGGAGAAAACTGAACTCCCTCTGTCACCCATGAAGAAAAGCCCTCCACCGAAGGCTGGTCCAGAGTCAAAGGAGGATCAGCCCCTGAGTACAGTTAAACCTGCGGTGGAGAGCGAAGAGGCCAACCCTGAGCTCAGTGGCCCCTCAGAGCCACTGAAAAGGAAATCTCTCAGTGAGACGGAGGGTGAACTGACGCCAGAGAAAAGACCCCGAATGTCCTCAGTGTCGTCGGTGTCTTCAGTCTCCTCTGTATCTCCGTCTCCATCATCCATATCCAGCCCTGCTACACCAAGCCCATCAGCAAATCAGAGGGTTCCACCGCTTAAG ATCCCAGTGTCACGAATTCTTTCAGTTCCTGTGTCACCAAGCCAGAGCTCACCAAGGACTCCCCTTCCTGCCCCACTCAGCAGCCCTGGTCGAACCGGAGCTCGCACTTTGGCTGACATCAAAGCCAAAGCTCAGCTCGCCCGAGCACAGAGGGCAGCAGCAGCCGCAGTATCGTCTGCATCCAAGGGAGCGGTgccaggaccagggccagggGGAGGCAGTGGTGAGCAGACACAGCCGTCACCCAGCCCCAGCCCAACATCCCCTCAGGCGTCAGCCAGATTTGCAGCCACCAGCGGTAACAGCAGCCACAGCAGTACACCTTCTCCTCGCCCAGGGGACTTTTTCGGTCAGCTTAGCCCAAACCAATGTCAAATGTCTTACTTAAGCAAAGGTGATGACAAACACAAAAGTCATTGTGCTGGTATAGGATCCCATAGTATCCAAATGAGCTCAAATGCAGCACAACTGTTACCTGTGCATGCTATGAAGGAGCAGGAGATCCCATCAGCTGCTGGATCATCAGGCAGAACTAGCTCCTGCATCCCTGCAAACAACCCGCTGGTCACTCAGCTTCTGCAGGGCAAAGAGGTTCCACTTGAGCAAATCCTCCCAAAACCGCTGTCCAAGGTAGAGGTGAAGATGTCAAACTTGCCCTCTGGTAGTAAAAGCAAGACACCGCATTCTGCCGAGCACAGTGCTGGTAAACAGATGTCACAGCAGTTCAGTGCAGCGGGACGAGCTTTCTCAGAATacacaaaacatcacagagaacTTCCTGATAAAGAAACACAGGAGCAGATCCTACAGGCTCTCATGCAGAGGAAAGTCCAGCAGGGCCAGCCTTACCGAGGTCTGGCGCCTCAGCCGCCTCAGTACAAAACGCATCCACTGATGCACGCAGAAGAGCGTCTGGACCAGTCCAGGATCTCTGTAGGCTTCTTGGGTAGAAAGAGGATGCCTAGGCCGGCCATGACGGGACATTACCTGCTCAATGTGTCCACGTACGGGAGAGGACCAGAGAGCAAAAGACTGCACCTGTCCGTCATCCCCAACACGTCTGTATCCGGTCTTAAAAGGGAAAGCACAGACGGAGAGGAGGCGGCTAAGGAGGAAGAATCAGTCAGGAAAGTTTTCTCATCTGTTTCTGGGGTGAAAACGGAGCAGCAGGGATGTTCGGTCACCAAGTCTGACGACGTAGCGAGCTTTCAGCGTTGCTCCAGCGTAAAGACTGAGCCTGGATCAGAGGACAATGCAGCTGGTGGCgaaaacagcagcagcgtcAGTGTGACAGCCAAAGACACCAGCCCTTTCTCTCAGTCACACCGAAGGCACCTCGAACTCTGCAATAGTAATCAAGGAAACTCTGAGCCATATCTTACCCACGTGGACCCCAGTCACCAGCGGCCGACTGCCTTTCAAACCCAGAGAACACTCGATAATCAGGAACCTGTGGTATCTTCGTGCTACGGCGGCACCATCAGCATGTCCGTACCTCACACTTTGAACCACGGCACTGCAGGCACCGGCTCTTCCACGTCCTCGTCGGAGGCCGATGGCGGCGGCGTCCACGGGAGCGTCATGTCTTTCTCAGTGACGGTCACCACCATACCCGCCGGTCATGCATTAGACCACGGCAACCAGGGTGAACCGTCACCTGAACCGTCGTTCATCGAAGGCTCCAATATGGAGGACGTCCAGTCGAAATGCTACTGCCGGCTGAAGGCCATGATCATGTGCAAAGGGTGCGGAGCCTTTTGCCACGATGACTGCATCGGCCCCTCGAAACTGTGCGTCTCGTGTTTAGTGGTACGGTGA